The following coding sequences lie in one Mustelus asterias chromosome 8, sMusAst1.hap1.1, whole genome shotgun sequence genomic window:
- the usp1 gene encoding ubiquitin carboxyl-terminal hydrolase 1 — MPGLMQNESNGRGSPTKRKRLSLKFFQKKEAKRALDFTEKQENEQSPSEPKKLDKCDKIVSGGPLISSAVGYEKREELLPFVGLNNLGNTCYLNSVLQVLYYCPGFKTGMKFMHDIISKKLKCEEDTKKEQDILNDQEELPICLKLICNLQSLIVSMELIQASYLLNAENYTEGELATQPKRLMSTLKELNPMYDGYLQHDAQEVLQCILGYILEACQLLKRSASVEENAASETTVENQTKRPTEMPCSSKLLIGNDAVQNDCEMPDLETEEMLKKKKNGKRKSDTQAGNAMKKSKLPKDLRKSEEKRQTRRTRKSSGDAIEQEPDIDARSVSENGIVRLVAHKKAELGLRWLKPTVKQPSILSKFCSLGKLTSNRGIKEPKKDDEANGNHPRCAKVANAKSLTEHYCSASSCKANCATEIANERNGSVCEIEDKSTRKAELSGFELMDGMFQGQLVLRTRCLECECYSERRENFQDISVPVQENDPKEGDGSEISPEPKMEIKTLKWAISQFASVERIVGEDKYFCENCHHYTEAERSLLFDKMPEVVTIHLKCFAACSSELEPYGNLSKVNTPLLTPLQLSLEEWSTRETSDCYELFAVVMHNGVSISSGHYTAYVKMTNFGSQEMPKEESTMTGAYGVKQELLGEEEAKSFICPQEYDDGEISVKMKGNFQTPTTGKTTKKNAESVGLLGGQKSMSSFDLHVPKSKNDPEKPGTRSRENVKSDDNLKEKHINSIKDQSSCSNHQGVSETWRNIPENQVSQSCCNLLEYEGKWMLFDDAEVKLTDEEDFLSSLSPSSSCTSTPYLLFYKKMANP, encoded by the exons ATGTGATAAAATTGTTTCTGGAGGACCTTTGATATCTTCTGCAGTTGGATACGAAAAGAGGGAGGAGCTTCTACCTTTTGTGGGTCTGAATAACCTGGGAAATACATGTTACCTCAATAGCGTACTTCAG GTGTTGTACTATTGCCCTGGATTTAAAACTGGGATGAAATTCATGCATGACATAATCTCCAAGAAACTGAAATGTGAGGAGGATACCAAAAAAGAGCAG GACATATTAAATGATCAAGAGGAATTGCCAATCTGTTTAAAGCTGATCTGCAACTTGCAAAGCTTGATTGTATCCATGGAACTGATACAAGCCAGCTATCTTCTGAACGCTGAGAATTATACTGAGGGTGAACTTGCTACTCAGCCTAAGAGACTGATGAGTACACTGAA AGAGCTGAATCCAATGTATGACGGCTACCTACAGCATGATGCACAAGAAGTGTTGCAGTGTATTTTGGGATACATCCTGGAAGCTTGTCAGCTGTTAAAGAGAAGTGCATCTGTTGAAGAAAATGCAGCTTCTGAAACAACTGTGGAGAATCAAACGAAGAGGCCTACAGAAATGCCTTGCTCCAGTAAGCTATTAATTGGAAATGATGCAGTGCAAAACGACTGTGAAATGCCTGATCTGGAGACAGAGGAAATGCtgaagaaaaagaaaaatggGAAAAGAAAAAGCGATACGCAAGCTGGCAATGCCATGAAAAAATCTAAATTGCCTAAGGATCTGAGAAAATCGGAAGAGAAACGACAAACAAGACGGACCAGAAAATCTTCTGGGGATGCTATTGAACAAGAACCTGATATTGATGCTAGGAGTGTATCTGAAAATGGTATTGTGCGCTTAGTTGCTCATAAGAAAGCAGAGCTTGGCTTAAGGTGGCTGAAACCTACAGTGAAGCAGCCAAGTATACTTTCTAAATTTTGTAGTCTTGGCAAGCTTACATCAAATCGGGGCATAAAAGAACCAAAAAAAGATGATGAAGCAAATGGAAATCATCCAAGGTGTGCAAAAGTGGCAAATGCGAAAAGTTTAACAGAGCACTACTGTTCTGCATCAAGCTGCAAGGCCAATTGTGCTACAGAAATCGCCAATGAGAGAAATGGAAGCGTGTGTGAAATTGAAGACAAGAGCACAAGGAAAGCAG AGTTGTCTGGGTTTGAGTTGATGGATGGAATGTTCCAAGGACAGTTAGTTTTGAGAACACGGTGTTTGGAGTGTGAGTGTTACTCTGAACGGAGAGAGAATTTCCAGGATATCAGCGTACCTGTTCAAGAAAACGACCCAAAGGAAGGAGATGGTTCTGAGA TATCTCCAGAGCCAAAGATGGAAATAAAAACACTGAAATGGGCAATATCGCAGTTTGCTTCAGTGGAACGGatagttggtgaagacaaatattTCTGTGAAAACTGTCACCATTATACAGAGGCTGAGCGCAGCCTGTTGTTTGACAAGATGCCAGAAGTTGTTACCATTCACTTGAAATGTTTTGCGGCTTGTAGCTCAGA GTTGGAGCCCTATGGCAATCTGTCAAAAGTGAATACTCCTTTGCTGACTCCTCTTCAGCTTTCTCTTGAAGAATGGAGCACAAGAGAGACCAGTGATTGCTATGAACTGTTTGCCGTAGTCATGCACAATGGGGTGAGCATTAGTAGTGGTCATTACACGGCTTATGTAAAAATGACAAATTTTGGCAGTCAGGAGATGCCCAAAGAAGAATCTACAATGACTGGTGCATATGGTGTGAAACAGGAATTGCTTGGTGAGGAAGAGGCAAAAAGCTTCATTTGTCCACAAGAATATGATGATGGAGAAATATCggttaaaatgaaaggaaacttCCAAACACCAACAACTGGTAAAACTACAAAGAAGAATGCAGAAAGTGTTGGGCTCCTTGGTGGACAGAAAAGTATGTCCAGTTTTGATCTGCATGTCCCCAAGAGCAAAAATGATCCTGAGAAACCTGGAACTAGATCAAGAGAAAATGTGAAATCTGACGATAACTTGAAAGAAAAACACATTAATTCCATTAAAGACCAAAGTTCTTGCAGCAACCACCAGGGAGTGTCTGAAACTTGGAGAAACATCCCAGAAAACCAGGTTTCTCAAAGCTGCTGTAATCTTCTGGAGTATGAAGGAAAATGGATGCTGTTTGATGATGCTGAGGTGAAGCTCACAGATGAGGAAGATTTTCTCAGTTCACTTTCCCCGTCGAGCTCTTGCACATCAACACCGTACCTGTTGTTTTACAAAAAAATGGCAAATCCATAA